A genomic region of Jaculus jaculus isolate mJacJac1 chromosome 10, mJacJac1.mat.Y.cur, whole genome shotgun sequence contains the following coding sequences:
- the Sh2d7 gene encoding SH2 domain-containing protein 7 has protein sequence MEGSPEQLCLGRMPAEARDSQGLAELQELALKWFMETQAPYILQNGALPPWFHGFITRKETEELLKDKALGSFLIRLSDRAAGYILSYRGNDRCRHFVINQLRNRRYLISGDTLSHSTLEELVRYYQEAKLEPFGETLAAACPRPEDNDLYDAINMGLQQSSLGLGDPPSIDSSVTPNKATSPSLPPKPQVSFLHTKKCLTVGSRTLSKEESAEPPNRCPPIPQRNPSLLDEPPAGPGDIGDIVYADLRKMKGAQPGLGAEVSCRSSPALAGSSACSLGWETLRKPSGGDQNRPDGPGPALSGVKPDQGLVVSSTASGFLLPTSSEALGSRATTWRQLSHEAQSSSEVSSTDTYQLVGTADLRPVARDVADQGGLAYEQIPTCWSSVTRIPHPVVSPTYSKLSGPVDCAYESILGTSGFPEPRNTYEQIPASKAGRTHKPDKLRRLFFMDKKHKF, from the exons ATGGAGGGCAGCCCAGAGCAGCTCTGCCTGGGCAGGATGCCAGCGGAGGCAAGGGACAGCCAGGGCTTGGCTGAACTCCAGGAGCTGGCCCTGAAGTGGTTCATGGAGACGCAGGCCCCCTACATCCTGCAGAATGGAGCCCTGCCCCCTTGGTTTCATGGATTCATCACCCGCAA GGAGACAGAGGAACTACTCAAGGACAAAGCTCTTGGTTCCTTCCTCATCCGCCTCAGTGACCGGGCTGCTGGCTACATCTTGTCCTACAG GGGCAACGATCGCTGCCGGCATTTTGTCATCAACCAGCTCCGAAACCGGCGCTACCTTATCTCGGGGGACACCCTTAGCCACAGCACCCTGGAGGAGCTCGTGCGCTACTACCAGGAGGCGAAGCTGGAGCCCTTCGGAGAGACCCTCGCTGCTGCCTGCCCCAGG CCAGAGGACAATGATTTGTATGATGCCATCAACATGGGCCTCCAGCAGAGCAGCCTGGGTCTGGGAGATCCACCTTCCATTGACTCCTCAGTGACTCCCAACAAGGCCACCAGCCCCAGCCTCCCTCCAAAGCCCCAAGTCTCCTTCCTGCACACCAAGAAGTGCCTGACTGTGGGTTCCCGGACCCTCTCCAAGGAGGAGAGTGCAGAG ccccctaacagGTGCCCTCCCATCCCCCAGAGGAACCCCTCTCTTCTGGATGAGCCTCCGGCAGGGCCCGGTGACATCGGTGACATCGTCTACGCAGACCTGAGGAAGATGAAGGGAGCCCAGCCAGGCCTGGGGGCAGAGGTGTCTTGCAGGTCTAGCCCAGCGCTGGCTGGCAGCTCGGCTTGCTCCCTAGGCTGGGAGACCTTGAGGAAACCTTCTGGTGGAGATCAGAAcaggcctgatggcccagggccTGCCCTATCTGGAGTGAAGCCAGACCAGGGCCTTGTGGTGTCTTCCACTGCCTCGGGGTTCCTCCTGCCCACCAGTTCTGAGGCCCTGGGGTCCCGGGCTACTACCTGGAGGCAGTTGAGCCATGAGGCTCAGTCCTCCTCTGAGGTCAGCTCTACAGACACCTACCAGCTCGTTGGGACGGCAGACCTGCGACCGGTGGCCAGGGATGTAGCAGACCAAGGAGGCCTGGCCTACGAGCAGATTCCGACCTGCTGGAGCAGCGTCACCAGGATCCCACACCCTGTGGTCAGTCCTACATACAGCAAGCTGTCCGGGCCTGTGGACTGTGCCTATGAGAGCATCTTGGGGACCTCAGGGTTCCCGGAGCCTAGAAACACCTATGAGCAGATCCCAGCATCCAAGGCAGGACGCACACACAAG